A part of Lagopus muta isolate bLagMut1 chromosome 26, bLagMut1 primary, whole genome shotgun sequence genomic DNA contains:
- the ABCA7 gene encoding phospholipid-transporting ATPase ABCA7 isoform X3 yields the protein MAVGTQLQLLLWKNLAYRRRQRVQLAIELLWPLFLFLVLVAVRRSHPPFQQHQCHFPNKALPSAGTLPWLQGILCNVHNPCFQQPTPGEAPGTVGNFGGSILSRLLADVHQALHRADGWQLLHHLAQLLPALRGRTALISSRLLQGDALTRLLHTNTSLLHQALVEGLSPRDEWMSLEMDDAVAALGPFLQSAESLLQELSSMGTVAELQREVTVLTAPGSSAVGAFEAVSRIACGHPEGGGLQVPSLNWYEDSDVGAFMHRNGSRRSTATPDNDTSSFCQELLRSLEAAPLSQLFWRGIKPLFVGKILYTPPSPATDRIMAEVNRTFQELAALRDTAGAALELGAHIRAILNGSQELRVLRELLLAPGTAPLLDGLLNGTSQSVLAQLLAGSAGPSWQQTLDEAERALGALSQLLGCVRLDKIEAVGSEEQLVARAMELLEERQFWAAVVFQPPLNATATALPPHVRYKIRMDIDDVTRTNKIKDRFWDPGPAADPFSDLRYVWGGFVYVQDLVEQAVVRVQTGSVPRVGVYLQQMPYPCYVDDVFLRVLNRSLPLFMTLAWIYSVAMIIKGVVHEKEARLKETMRSMGLSSGMLWLSWFLSSFIPFLLSSALLVLILKLGDILPYSNPAVIFLFLGTFSVATICQCFLISTFFPRANLASACGGILYFSLYLPYVLCVAWRDHVTFPLRVLVSLLSPVAFGFGCEYFSLYEEQGVGMQWHNLGTSPVPGDPYSFAMAMGLLLLDAVLYGLAAWYIEGVLPGQYGVPKPWNFPFLRSYWFGEPPSAGYPPYPSRPLTAPQVLVEEPPPQLQPGVSIRNLVKVYRSSSHVAVDGLSLDFYEGQITSFLGHNGAGKTTTMSILTGLLPPTSGTAYILGWDIRSDIDSIRKSMGMCPQHNVLFDILTVEEHIWFYGRLKGLAEEQVQAEMEQLLQDTGLPHKRQEQTRNLSGGMQRKLSVAIAFVGGSKVVVLDEPTAGVDPYSRRSIWELLLKYRKGRTIILSTHYMDEAELLGDRIAIISQGRLRCCGSPLFLKARLGTGYYLTLVKRESTELGAGGSGPTKKDGGTSEGGERDSEGSAADVPQLSALLQQHVPGSRLVEDIGREVLFVLPYSGARDGAFGELFRELDARLGELGISGYGISDTRLEEIFLKVAEDSGVDGGRTGNSNRTPLLGRGASPDKEGVKGAAAEEPAQGARRAEEPQETDLLRGAAEGSRCVRGWALTRQQLRALFTKRLLHARRSTRGFFAQIVLPAVFVCVALLFSLIVPPFGRYPALRLEPGMYGHQFTFFSNDAPGDADTSRLLAALLAEPGFGTACMKDEAERTGPCPPASHPEGFRQPPVPPALLEALRRGNWTRAEPSPSCQCSGPGARRMLPECPTAAGGLPPPQVQRGTGDILLNLTGRNISDYLVKTYPQLIRQGLKTKKWVNEQRYGGFSLGAGSSQLLPSAEEVGSAVQELRELFNVTQGSPMDRLLGNLSHFFEGLDARRNIKVWFNNKGWHAMVAFLNVASNGLLRAQLPAGSDPALYGITAINHPLNLTKEQLSEAALMATSVDVLVSICVIFAMSFVPASFVLFLIEERVSKAKHLQFISGMKPVTYWLGNFAWDMCNYLVPALLVVLIFLCFQQKSYVSSANLPALVLLLLLYGWSITPLMYPASFLFSIPSTAYVALTCVNLFIGINGSVATFVLELFVDQKLNNINRILKKVFLIFPHFCLGRGLIDMVKNQAMADAFERFGDKRFVSPLSWDLVGKNMFAMAIEGIIFFLFTLLLQYRFFLRLRPRALQLPSLGDEDEDVARERMRVGSTARRSAVLLLKDLTKVYRYRRAPAVDRLCLAVPPSECFGLLGVNGAGKTSTFKMLTGDTEVTLGEAWLKGHSVLTDLQAVHQNMGYCPQFDAITELLTGREHLQFYSRLRGVPEEETPRVAQWGIAKLGLGPHADRLAGTYSGGNKRKLSTAIALLGSPPIIFLDEPTTGMDPGARRFLWDCILSLVREGRSVLLTSHSMEECEALCTRMAIMVNGRFRCLGSVQHLKNRFGDGYTVVVRAAGPGPELGTVQHLMQCSFPGIALQEQHGSTLQYRLPSHACSLAHVFGVLAAHCGQGSIQDYSVSQTTLDQVFVHFAREQSDGDPGQDVGSVQDATSGQDMTPVPGRRPMPFLKDDSYQESVV from the exons ATGGCTGTAGGGACGCAgctacagctgctgctctggaagAACCTCGCCTACCGCCGGCGGCAGCGG GTGCAGTTGGCCATCGAGCTGCTGTGGCCGCTCTTCCTCTTCCTGGTGCTGGTGGCCGTGCGGCGCTCCCACCcacccttccagcagcaccagt GTCATTTCCCCAACAAGGCGCTGCCATCAGCCGGGACGCTGCCTTGGCTGCAGGGCATCCTCTGCAACGTGCACAACCCCTGCTTCCAGCAGCCCACCCCTGGAGAGGCCCCTGGCACAGTGGGCAACTTTGGAGGCTCCAT CCTGTCCCGCCTGCTGGCTGATGTGCACCAGGCCCTGCACCGTGCTGATGGTTGGCAGCTCCTGCACCACCTcgcccagctcctgcctgcactGCGGGGCCGCACGGCGCTGATCTCATCCCGGCTGCTGCAGGGCGATGCCCTCACACGCCTCCTCCACACCAACACCTCGCTGCTGCACCAGGCATTGGTGGAGGGGCTCAGCCCACGTGAT GAGTGGATGAGCTTGGAGATGGACGATGCTGTGGCAGCCCTGGGTCCCTTCCTGCAGAGCGCTGAGTCCCTGCTACAGGAG CTCTCCTCCATGGGCACCGTGGCTGAGCTGCAACGTGAGGTCACAGTGCTGACAGCCCCTGGTTCCTCTGCTGTGGGCGCCTTTGAGGCCGTATCACGCATCGCCTGTGGGCACCCTGAGGGTGGGGGGCTGCAGGTGCCTTCCCTCAACTGGTACGAGGACAGCGATGTCGGTGCCTTCATGCACCGCAACGGCTCCAGGCGCAGCACGGCAACCCCCGACAACGACACCA GTTCCttctgccaggagctgctccgCAGCCTGGAGGCTGCCCCACTTTCGCAGCTCTTCTGGCGTGGCATCAAACCCCTGTTTGTGGGCAAGATCCTGTACACACCGCCCAGTCCTGCCACCGACCGCATCATGGCCGAG GTGAACCGCACCTTCCAGGAGCTGGCAGCGCTGCGGGACacagctggtgctgctctggAGCTGGGAGCCCACATCCGTGCCATTCTCAatggcagccaggagctgcGGGTGCTGCGG gagctgctgcttgcacCGGGCACGGCACCACTCCTGGATGGGCTCCTCAATGGCACCTCCCAGTCGGTGTTGGCACAGTTGCTGGCCGGGTCAGCAGggcccagctggcagcagacaCTGGATGAAGCGGAGCGGGCGCTGGGTGCTCTGTCACAGCTCCTGGGATGCGTCCGCCTGGACAAGATCGAGGCGGTGGGCAGCGAGGAGCAGCTGGTGGCCCGtgccatggagctgctggaggagaggcAGTTCTGGGCTGCTGTGGTCTTCCAGCCCCCCCTGAATGCCACGGCCACGGCGCTGCCCCCCCACGTGCGCTACAAGATCCGCATGGACATCGACGATGTCACGAGGACCAACAAGATCAAGGACAG GTTTTGGGACCCGGGCCCTGCAGCTGACCCATTCAGCGACCTGCGCTACGTGTGGGGTGGCTTTGTCTACGTGCAGGACCTGGTGGAGCAGGCGGTGGTGCGGGTGCAGACAGGCTCTGTCCCACGGGTGGGGGTCTACCTGCAGCAGATGCCCTATCCCTGCTACGTGGATGATGT GTTCCTGAGGGTGCTGAACCGCTCACTGCCGCTCTTCATGACGCTGGCGTGGATCTACTCGGTGGCCATGATCATCAAGGGGGTGGTGCATGAGAAGGAGGCGCGTCTCAAGGAGACCATGAGGAGCATGGGGCTGAGCAGCGGGATGCTCTGGCTCAGCTGGTTCCTCAGCAGCTTCATCCCCTTCCTCCTCAGCTCAGCTCTCCTCGTCCTCATCCTCAAG CTGGGAGACATCCTGCCCTACAGCAACCCGGCCgtcatcttcctcttcctcgGCACCTTCTCGGTGGCCACCATCTGTCAGTGCTTCCTCATCAGCACCTTCTTCCCCCGTGCCAACCTGGCCTCGGCGTGCGGTGGCATCCTTTACTTCTCTCTCTACCTGCCCTACGTGCTGTGTGTGGCATGGCGTGACCACGTCACCTTTCCTCTCCGCGTCCTCGTG agcctgctgtCCCCAGTGGCCTTTGGCTTTGGTTGTGAGTACTTCTCGCTGTATGAGGAGCAGGGGGTGGGCATGCAGTGGCACAACCTGGGCACCAGCCCTGTGCCGGGAGACCCCTACAGCTTCGCCATGGccatggggctgctgctgctggacgCTGTCCTCTATGGGCTGGCAGCCTGGTACATCGAGGGCGTCCTCCCAG GTCAGTACGGGGTCCCCAAGCCCTGGAATTTCCCCTTCCTGAGGAGCTACTGGTTTGGAGAGCCGCCCTCAGCTGGATACCCTCCCTACCCCAGCCGTCCTCTCACTGCACCCCAAG TGCTGGTGGAGGAGCCgcctccccagctgcagccaggagtTTCCATCCGCAACCTGGTGAAGGTTTACCGCAGCAGCAGCCATGTGGCCGTCGATGGGCTGAGCCTGGATTTCTACGAGGGGCAGATCACCTCCTTCCTGGGCCACAACGGGGCCGGCAAGACCACCACCAT gTCTATCCTGACCGGGCTGCTGCCCCCTACCTCCGGCACTGCCTACATCCTAGGCTGGGATATCCGTTCCGATATCGACAGCATCCGGAAGTCCATGGGGATGTGTCCGCAGCACAACGTGCTCTTTGATAT CCTGACAGTGGAGGAGCACATTTGGTTCTACGGGAGGCTGAAAGGGCTGGCGGAGGAGCAGGTGCAAGCGGAGatggagcagctgctccaggacACGGGGCTGCCCCACAAGCGCCAGGAGCAGACCAGGAACCTGTCGG GCGGCATGCAGCGGAAGCTCTCTGTGGCCATCGCCTTTGTGGGCGGCTCTAAGGTGGTGGTCCTGGATGAGCCCACAGCCGGGGTTGACCCCTACTCACGCCGCAGcatctgggagctgctgctcaaGTACCGCAAGG GGCGCACCATCATCCTCTCCACGCACTACATGGACGAAGCGGAGCTGCTGGGGGACCGCATCGCCATCATCTCGCAGGGCCGGCTCCGCTGCTGCGGGTCTCCGCTCTTcctcaaggccaggctgggcaCGGGTTACTACCTCACCCTGGTCAAGCGGGAGAGCACCGAGCTGGGCGCCGGCGGCTCCGGCCCTACCAAAAAG GACGGCGGCACCTCCGAGGGCGGAGAGCGGGACAGCGAGGGCAGCGCAGCGG ATGTGCCGCAGCTGTcggcactgctgcagcagcacgtCCCCGGCTCCAGGCTGGTGGAGGACATCGGGCGCGAGGTGCTTTTCGTGCTGCCCTACAGCGGGGCCAGGGACGGAGCTTTTGGGGAGCTCTTCCGGGAACTGGATGCGCGTTTGGGCGAGCTGGGCATCTCCGGCTACGGCATCTCGGACACGAGGCTGGAGGAG ATCTTTCTGAAAGTGGCCGAGGACAGCGGGGTGGATGGTGGCAGGACAG gcaacagcaacagaacaCCCCTGCTGGGAAGAGGAGCGAGCCCTGATAAAGAAGGGGTCAAGGGAGCAGCTGCCGAGGAGCCGG CCCAAGGAGCCCGCAGAG CGGAGGAGCCGCAAGAGACGGACCTGCTGCGTGGAGCGGCCGAGGGCAGCCGGTGCGTGCGGGGCTGGGCGCTCACCCGGCAGCAGCTCCGCGCTCTCTTCACCAAGCGGCTGCTCCACGCCCGGCGCAGCACGCGGGGCTTCTTCGCACAG ATCGTCCTGCCCGCTGTCTTTGTCTGCGTTGCGCTGCTCTTCAGCCTCATCGTGCCGCCCTTCGGGAGATACCCAGCGCTGCGCCTGGAGCCCGGGATGTACGGCCATCAGTTCACCTTCTTCAG CAATGACGCTCCGGGGGACGCGGACACGTCCCGGTTGCTGGCCGCGCTCCTGGCCGAACCGGGCTTCGGTACCGCGTGCATGAAGGACGAGGCGGAGCG AACGGGGCCGTGCCCACCTGCGTCCCACCCCGAAGGCTTCAGGCAGCCCCCGGTTCCCCCGGCCTTGCTGGAAGCTCTGCGGCGTGGGAACTGGACACGAGCTGAGCCGTCCCCCTCCTGCCAGTGCAGCGGGCCGGGGGCGCGCAGGATGCTGCCCGAGTGCCCCACGGCCGCCGGAGGGCTCCCACCACCCCAG GTGCAAAGGGGCACAGGGGACATCCTGCTGAACCTGACGGGCAGGAACATCTCTGACTACCTGGTGAAAACCTACCCCCAGCTCATTCGCCAGGG GCTCAAAACCAAGAAGTGGGTAAACGAGCAGAG GTATGGTGGCTTCTCCCTGGGTGCCGGTAGCTCGCAGCTCCTTCCATCAGCAGAGGAGGTGGGCAGCGCAGTGCAGGAGTTGAGAGAACTCTTCAATGTCACCCAG GGCAGCCCCATGGATCGgctcctgggcaacctgagccATTTCTTCGAGGGTTTGGATGCACGCAGGAACATCAAG GTGTGGTTCAACAACAAGGGCTGGCACGCCATGGTCGCCTTCCTCAACGTGGCCAGCAACGGGCTGCTGAGGGCACAGCTCCCCGCAGGCTCTGACCCTGCACTCTATGGCATCACGGCCATCAACCACCCTCTGAACCTCACCAAGGAGCAGCTCTCAGAGGCTGCACT gatggCCACATCGGTGGACGTGCTGGTCTCCATCTGTGTGATCTTCGCCATGTCCTTCGTCCCAGCCAGCTTTGTGCTCTTCCTCATTGAGGAGCGGGTCAGCAAGGCCAAGCATCTGCAGTTCATCAGCGGGATGAAGCCCGTCACCTATTGGCTGGGCAACTTTGCTTGGGACATG TGCAACTACCTGGTCCCCGCGCTGCTGGTTGtcctcatcttcctctgcttccagcagaagTCCTATGTGTCCTCAGCCAACCTGCctgccctggtgctgctgctgctgctctacGG GTGGTCCATCACCCCCCTGATGTACCCGGCCTCCTTCCTCTtcagcatccccagcactgcctACGTGGCCCTGACATGTGTCAACCTCTTCATTGGCATCAATGGCAGCGTGGCCACCTTCGTGCTGGAGCTCTTTGTGGACCAG AAGCTCAACAACATCAACCGCATCCTGAAGAAAGTCTTCCTCATCTTCCCCCACTTCTGCCTGGGCCGAGGCCTCATTGACATGGTGAAGAACCAGGCGATGGCCGATGCCTTCGAGAGGTTTG GAGACAAGCGCTTCGTGTCCCCGCTGTCCTGGGACCTAGTAGGAAAGAACATGTTTGCCATGGCCATCGAGGGcatcatcttcttcctcttcacctTACTGCTGCAGTACCGCTTCTTCCTGCGGCTCCG GCCccgtgctctgcagctgccctcactgggggatgaggatgaggatgtaGCCCGGGAGCGGATGCGGGTGGGCAGCACCGCACGGCGCAGCGCCGTCCTGCTGCTGAAGGACCTGACCAAG GTGTATCGGTACCGGCGCGCTCCAGCAGTGGACCGGCTGTGCCTGGCTGTTCCACCTAGTGAA TGCTTCGGGCTGCTGGGGGTGAATGGTGCTGGGAAGACATCCACCTTCAAGATGCTGACGGGAGACACAGAAGTGACACTGGGGGAGGCCTGGCTGAAGGGACACAG CGTGCTCACCGACCTGCAGGCTGTCCATCAGAACATGGGGTACTGCCCGCAGTTTGATGCCATCACGGAGCTGCTGACAGGGCGGGAGCATCTGCAGTTCTACAGCCGTTTGCGTGGGGTGCCGGAGGAGGAGACCCCCAGG GTGGCTCAGTGGGGCATTGCCAAACTGGGCTTGGGACCACATGCAGACCGCCTGGCAGGCACTTATAGTGGGGGCAACAAGCGCAAGCTGTCCACGGCCATCGCCCTGCTTGGAAGCCCCCCCATCATTTTCCTG GATGAACCCACGACGGGGATGGACCCAGGTGCCCGACGCTTCTTGTGGGACTGCATCCTCAGCCTGGTCAGGGAGGGCCGTTCCGTGCTGCTCACATCCCACAG CATGGAGGAGTGCGAGGCGCTGTGCACCAGGATGGCCATCATGGTCAACGGCCGATTCCGCTGCCTGGGCAGCGTGCAGCACCTCAAGAACCG GTTTGGGGATGGGTACACAGTGGTGGtgcgggcggcggggcccggcccTGAGCTGGGCACTGTGCAGCACCTGATGCAGTGCAGCTTTCCCGGCATCGcgctgcaggagcagcacggCAGCACGCTGCAGTACCGCCTGCCTTCCCATGCCTGCTCCTTGGCACACGTGTTCGGCGTGCTGGCAGCGCACTGCGGGCAGGGCTCCATCCAGGACTACTCTGTGTCCCAGACCACCCTTGACCAG gtctTCGTGCACTTTGCCAGGGAGCAGAGCGACGGGGACCCGGGGCAGGACGTGGGATCCGTGCAGGATGCAACCTCAGGGCAGGATATGACCCCAGTGCCCGGGAGGCGGCCGATGCCTTTTCTAAAGGACGACAGCTATCAGGAGAGCGTGGTCTGA